From the Micromonospora lupini genome, one window contains:
- a CDS encoding helix-turn-helix domain-containing protein produces the protein MDAFGKLLRQHRESAGLSLRQLGAIIHFQYSHISQVERGDRRPTEALATACERALHAGGALVEAYRSERAGVTDLHRRTMLRAMTALAAAPAVAPLAGLEALRHGLGDAATPGHDEWEQIAADYGHGYYRQPRPALMAHLSADLTVLQHQIAADPGARRPGLLRAAARLSVIVALSLVASGQVLMGRRWWQTAHRIADQSEDTETRVLVRAWDVVNGCYDGRPPSAVVTLSDEVLPLLGRQATSAACGLLAGRAQALSLAGRHAEAVATVRQLVDLAPRLPSTIVSDVESLWGWPEHRVHHTESWVCTHAGRLADAEVAQDLALGLYPASQTRLRAQVQLHQAARLIRGGHIPDGLRHAADTLDALPAHLHNHSLHSVAAQVMDAVPTVERFRPAFTDLAERIRS, from the coding sequence ATGGACGCTTTCGGGAAGCTGCTCAGGCAGCATCGGGAGAGCGCTGGACTGTCCCTGCGACAGCTCGGTGCGATCATCCATTTCCAGTACAGCCACATCTCCCAGGTGGAACGCGGTGACCGCCGCCCCACCGAGGCGCTGGCCACGGCCTGCGAACGGGCACTGCACGCCGGCGGCGCGCTCGTCGAGGCGTACCGGAGCGAGCGGGCCGGTGTCACCGACCTGCACCGGCGCACCATGCTGCGTGCCATGACGGCGTTGGCCGCCGCCCCTGCCGTCGCGCCCCTGGCCGGATTGGAGGCCCTTCGCCACGGCCTCGGCGACGCGGCGACCCCCGGCCACGACGAGTGGGAGCAGATTGCGGCTGACTACGGCCACGGCTACTACCGGCAACCCCGTCCCGCGTTGATGGCCCATTTGAGTGCCGACCTGACGGTGCTGCAACACCAGATTGCCGCCGACCCTGGCGCGCGTCGACCTGGTCTCCTGCGGGCTGCTGCGCGCCTGTCCGTCATCGTCGCGTTGAGCCTTGTCGCGTCGGGCCAGGTTCTGATGGGCCGGCGCTGGTGGCAGACCGCCCATCGGATCGCCGACCAGTCCGAGGACACCGAGACCCGGGTGTTGGTGCGGGCTTGGGATGTGGTGAACGGCTGTTACGACGGACGTCCACCATCGGCGGTCGTCACCCTGTCGGACGAGGTGCTGCCCCTGTTGGGTCGGCAGGCCACGTCAGCCGCGTGTGGGCTACTCGCTGGCCGGGCCCAGGCCCTCTCGTTGGCCGGGCGGCATGCGGAGGCGGTGGCGACGGTGCGGCAACTCGTCGACCTCGCTCCGCGGTTGCCGTCCACGATCGTGAGCGACGTGGAGTCGCTGTGGGGGTGGCCGGAGCATCGGGTCCACCACACCGAATCGTGGGTGTGCACCCACGCCGGCCGGCTGGCCGACGCCGAGGTCGCGCAGGATCTGGCCCTCGGCCTGTATCCCGCCTCGCAGACCCGGTTACGTGCGCAGGTGCAACTGCACCAGGCTGCCCGGCTGATCCGTGGCGGGCACATCCCCGACGGATTGCGGCACGCCGCCGACACACTCGATGCGCTGCCGGCTCACCTGCACAACCACTCGCTGCACTCAGTGGCCGCTCAGGTCATGGATGCGGTACCCACGGTGGAACGATTCCGGCCCGCGTTCACTGATCTCGCCGAGCGTATTCGCTCCTAG
- a CDS encoding DUF397 domain-containing protein translates to MNRDFLTTATWRKSSRSLNENAQCIEVALALHAVGIRDSKDPRGPSLVVTAPQWMAFVDGVKDAGLRP, encoded by the coding sequence ATGAACCGTGATTTCCTGACCACCGCTACCTGGCGCAAGAGCAGCCGTAGCCTGAACGAAAACGCACAGTGCATCGAGGTCGCTCTGGCTTTGCACGCAGTCGGTATCCGTGACTCCAAAGACCCGCGCGGCCCCTCCCTGGTCGTGACCGCTCCACAATGGATGGCATTCGTCGACGGGGTCAAGGACGCGGGCCTGCGGCCCTGA
- the hisF gene encoding imidazole glycerol phosphate synthase subunit HisF: MTVAVRVIPCLDVDAGRVVKGVNFLDLRDAGDPVELAAAYDRAGADELTFLDVTASSSDRGTMLDVVRRTAESVFIPLTVGGGVRQVGDVDTLLRAGADKVGVNTAAIARPELIAEIADRFGRQVLVLSLDVRRAPAGGTPSGFEVTTHGGRRGTGLDAVRWARQVAELGAGEILLNSMDADGTKAGFDLELIGAVRAVVDVPVVASGGAGEVAHFPPAIGAGADAVLAASVFHFGELTVGEVKDALRRSGHPVR, translated from the coding sequence ATGACGGTGGCGGTGCGCGTGATCCCCTGTCTCGACGTGGACGCCGGCCGCGTCGTCAAGGGGGTCAACTTCCTCGACCTGCGCGACGCCGGCGACCCGGTGGAGCTGGCCGCCGCGTACGACAGGGCCGGCGCCGACGAGCTGACCTTCCTCGATGTCACCGCCTCCTCAAGCGACCGGGGCACCATGCTCGACGTGGTGCGCCGCACCGCCGAGTCGGTCTTCATTCCGCTTACCGTCGGCGGCGGGGTCCGGCAGGTCGGCGACGTCGACACGCTGCTGCGCGCGGGCGCCGACAAGGTAGGCGTGAACACGGCCGCCATCGCGCGGCCGGAGCTGATCGCCGAGATCGCCGACCGATTCGGCCGGCAGGTGCTCGTGCTCTCCCTCGACGTACGCCGTGCTCCGGCCGGCGGCACACCCAGCGGGTTCGAGGTCACCACCCACGGCGGCCGGCGCGGCACCGGCCTCGACGCGGTGCGCTGGGCACGGCAGGTGGCCGAGCTGGGCGCGGGGGAGATCCTGCTCAACTCGATGGACGCCGACGGCACCAAGGCGGGCTTCGACCTGGAGCTGATCGGCGCGGTGCGGGCCGTGGTGGACGTGCCGGTCGTGGCCAGCGGTGGGGCCGGCGAGGTGGCGCACTTCCCGCCCGCGATCGGGGCCGGTGCCGACGCGGTGCTCGCCGCCAGCGTCTTCCACTTCGGCGAGCTGACGGTGGGCGAGGTCAAGGACGCGCTGCGCCGCAGCGGCCACCCGGTGCGCTAG
- a CDS encoding NADP-dependent oxidoreductase encodes MTSNREIHLASRPEGWPTEDTFRLVETDVPTPGPGQIVVRNQFMSVDPYMRGRMNDVKSYVPPFALDAPLDGAAVGEVVASESADIAVGDTVLHGLGWREYAVLDASAARRVDPSLAPASAYLSVLGMPGLTAYAGLLEVAAMKPGETVFVSAAAGSVGSLVGQIAKLKGAGRVIGSAGSAAKVERLRALGFDAAFDYHDGPVGDSLRAAAPDGVDVYFDNVGGDHLEAAISAMNLHGRAAICGMIAQYNDTEPPAAPRNLSLVIGKRLTLRGFLVRDHNHLRDAFVRDVAGWLRDGTLSYDETVVDGIENAPAAFLGLLRGENLGKMLVRV; translated from the coding sequence ATGACAAGCAACCGTGAGATCCACCTGGCCAGCCGCCCCGAGGGCTGGCCCACCGAGGACACCTTCCGGCTCGTCGAGACCGACGTCCCGACGCCCGGACCGGGCCAGATCGTGGTCCGCAACCAGTTCATGTCCGTCGACCCGTACATGAGGGGACGGATGAACGACGTCAAGTCGTACGTGCCGCCGTTCGCCCTCGACGCCCCGCTCGACGGGGCCGCGGTCGGTGAGGTGGTGGCCAGCGAGTCGGCCGACATCGCGGTCGGCGACACCGTGCTGCACGGGCTGGGCTGGCGGGAGTACGCGGTGCTCGACGCCAGCGCCGCCCGGCGCGTCGACCCGAGCCTGGCGCCGGCAAGCGCGTACCTCAGCGTGCTCGGCATGCCCGGACTGACCGCGTACGCCGGTCTGCTGGAGGTCGCCGCGATGAAGCCCGGCGAGACGGTCTTCGTCTCCGCCGCGGCCGGCTCGGTCGGCAGCCTGGTGGGCCAGATCGCCAAGCTCAAGGGCGCGGGCCGGGTCATCGGCAGCGCCGGCTCGGCCGCCAAGGTCGAGCGGCTGCGGGCGCTGGGCTTCGACGCCGCGTTCGACTACCACGACGGGCCGGTCGGCGATTCGCTGCGGGCCGCCGCCCCGGACGGCGTCGACGTCTACTTCGACAACGTGGGCGGCGACCACCTGGAGGCGGCGATCTCGGCCATGAACCTGCACGGCCGAGCCGCCATCTGCGGCATGATCGCCCAGTACAACGACACCGAGCCGCCCGCCGCGCCCCGCAACCTGTCCCTGGTCATCGGCAAGCGGCTCACCCTGCGCGGCTTCCTGGTCCGCGACCACAACCACCTGCGCGACGCGTTCGTCCGCGACGTCGCGGGCTGGCTGCGCGACGGCACGCTCTCCTACGACGAGACTGTCGTCGACGGCATCGAGAACGCCCCGGCGGCGTTCCTCGGCCTGCTGCGCGGCGAGAACCTGGGCAAGATGCTCGTCCGCGTGTGA